Proteins encoded by one window of Pseudorca crassidens isolate mPseCra1 chromosome 3, mPseCra1.hap1, whole genome shotgun sequence:
- the SLC39A3 gene encoding zinc transporter ZIP3: MVKLLVAKILCMVGVFFFMLLGSLLPVKIIETDFEKAHRSKKILSLCNTFGGGVFLATCFNALLPAVREKLQKVLSLGHISTDYPLAETIMLLGFFMTVFLEQLVLTFRKERPAFIDLETFNASSDVGSDSEYESPFMGGSRGHALYGEPHMHSHGLSVQELSRSSPLRLLSLVFALSAHSVFEGLALGLQEEGEKVVSLFLGVAIHETLVAVALGISMARSAMTLRDAAKLAVTVSAMIPLGISLGLGIESAQGVPSSVASVVLQGLAGGTFLFVTFFEILAKELEEKSDRLLKVLFLVLGYAVLAGMVFLKW; this comes from the exons ATGGTGAAGTTGTTGGTAGCCAAAATCCTTTGCATGGTGGGCGTGTTCTTCTTCATGCTGCTGGGCTCCCTGCTCCCCGTGAAGATCATCGAGACGGATTTTGAGAAGGCCCATCGTTCGAAAAAGATCCTCTCACTCTGCAACACCTTTGGAGGCGGGGTCTTTCTGGCCACGTGCTTCAATGCTTTACTGCCGGCCGTGAGGGAAAAG CTCCAGAAAGTCCTGAGTCTTGGGCACATCAGCACCGACTACCCGCTGGCCGAGACCATCATGCTGCTGGGCTTCTTCATGACCGTCTTCCTGGAGCAGCTTGTCCTGACCTTCCGCAAGGAGAGGCCGGCCTTTATCGACCTGGAGACGTTCAACGCCAGCTCGGACGTGGGCAGCGACTCAGAGTACGAGAGCCCCTTCATGGGTGGCTCGCGGGGCCATGCGCTCTACGGGGAGCCCCACATGCACAGCCACGGGCTGAGTGTCCAGGAGCTGTCGCGCTCCAGCCCGTTGCGGCTCCTCAGCCTGGTGTTCGCCCTGTCGGCCCACTCGGTCTTCGAGGGCCTGGCCCTGGGcctgcaggaggagggggagaaggtggTGAGCCTGTTCTTGGGGGTGGCCATCCACGAGACGCTGGTGGCCGTGGCCCTGGGCATCAGCATGGCCAGGAGCGCCATGACCCTGAGGGACGCTGCCAAGCTGGCCGTCACCGTGAGCGCCATGATCCCCCTGGGCATCAGCCTCGGCCTGGGCATCGAGAGTGCCCAGGGCGTGCCCAGCAGCGTGGCCTCCGTGGTGCTGCAGGGCCTGGCAGGCGGTACGTTCCTCTTCGTCACTTTCTTTGAGATCCTGGCCAAGGAGCTGGAGGAGAAGAGCGACCGGCTGCTCAAGGTCCTCTTCCTGGTGCTGGGCTACGCCGTCCTGGCGGGCATGGTCTTCCTCAAGTGGTGA
- the DIRAS1 gene encoding GTP-binding protein Di-Ras1: MPEQSNDYRVVVFGAGGVGKSSLVLRFVKGTFRDTYIPTIEDTYRQVISCDKSVCTLQITDTTGSHQFPAMQRLSISKGHAFILVFSVTSKQSLEELGPIYKLIVQIKGSVEDIPVMLVGNKCDETQREVDTREAQAVAQEWKCAFMETSAKMNYNVKELFQELLTLETRRNMSLNIDGKRSSKQKRTDRIKGKCVLM; the protein is encoded by the coding sequence ATGCCTGAACAGAGCAATGACTACCGGGTGGTGGTGTTCGGGGCGGGCGGCGTGGGCAAGAGCTCCCTAGTGCTGCGCTTCGTCAAGGGCACGTTCCGGGACACCTACATCCCCACCATCGAGGACACCTACCGGCAGGTCATCAGCTGCGACAAGAGCGTGTGCACGCTGCAGATCACCGACACCACGGGCAGCCACCAGTTCCCGGCCATGCAGCGGCTGTCCATCTCCAAGGGCCACGCCTTCATCCTGGTCTTCTCGGTCACCAGCAAGCAGTCGCTGGAGGAGCTGGGCCCCATCTACAAGCTCATCGTGCAGATCAAGGGCAGCGTGGAGGACATCCCCGTCATGCTGGTGGGCAACAAGTGCGACGAGACCCAGCGGGAGGTGGACACCCGCGAGGCCCAGGCCGTGGCCCAGGAGTGGAAGTGCGCCTTCATGGAGACATCGGCCAAGATGAACTACAACGTCAAGGAGCTCTTCCAGGAGCTGCTCACGCTGGAGACACGCCGGAACATGAGCCTGAACATCGACGGCAAGCGCTCCAGCAAACAGAAGAGGACAGACCGCATCAAGGGCAAATGCGTCCTCATGTGA